The Vicia villosa cultivar HV-30 ecotype Madison, WI linkage group LG1, Vvil1.0, whole genome shotgun sequence genome includes a region encoding these proteins:
- the LOC131603579 gene encoding FBD-associated F-box protein At5g22730-like, with translation MDHEARINNLPDKVLRHILTFLPTKEVIASSVLSKRWIDLWRSVPAFNFYDINVDNQETSFRMNELAYSFLLSANSIQSCKLDIWYNDPDVGYLGFSNVIKWINAVVERGVECIKLCIDISNDYSLKLPISILTCRTLVVLDFFGFALKDFSSISLPSLKTLRMDEIIFLNVQDFLLLLAGCPNLEYLRACYLGFFSQELPTYQVRESLTLHKLIKADLHNTFCHFPLKALLNAKHLILEINEVCRGYDEIPTFHNLTNLKLSSIKCNWNLLFQVLKQCPSLQNVELCQETITEIQHDPGNWVDPIFVPQCLSSQLKTCILWYFSDQKCEYLLATYILKNARVLKTMTIHCREDLQIDGGLYLCPKASPMCEVIIKRQPTLSSIIKRTTELRAA, from the exons ATGGATCATGAAGCTAGGATCAATAATTTACCCGACAAAGTTCTACGCCACATACTCACCTTTCTCCCCACTAAAGAGGTGATTGCTTCAAGTGTCCTCTCTAAGAGGTGGATAGATCTCTGGCGCTCAGTTCCCGCGTTCAATTTTTATGATATCAATGTGGATAATCAAGAAACTAGTTTTCGCATGAACGAGCTTGCCTATTCGTTTTTGCTCTCAGCTAATTCTATCCAGAGTTGCAAACTCGACATTTGGTATAATGATCCTGATGTTGGCTATCTTGGCTTTTCCAATGTCATCAAATGGATCAATGCTGTCGTAGAACGCGGAGTTGAGTGCATTAAACTATGCATTGATATTTCAAATGATTATAGTCTCAAATTGCCCATTAGCATTCTAACCTGCCGGACCCTTGTTGTTCTTGACTTCTTTGGGTTTGCTTTGAAGGATTTCTCTTCCATTAGCCTTCCCTCCCTCAAAACCCTTCGTATGGATGAGATTATCTTCTTAAATGTTCAAGATTTCTTATTGCTTCTGGCTGGATGTCCCAATCTTGAGTATTTACGTGCATGCTATTTAGGGTTTTTCTCTCAAGAGCTTCCTACCTATCAAGTGCGTGAAAGTCTAACCCTACACAAGTTGATCAAAGCAGATTTGCATAACACTTTTTGTCACTTTCCTTTGAAAGCCCTTCTTAATGCTAAGCATTTGATCCTAGAAATAAATGAG GTGTGTCGGGGTTATGATGAGATTCCCACCTTTCATAATTTGACCAACTTGAAACTTTCCTCTATAAAATGTAACTGGAATTTGCTGTTTCAAGTGCTTAAACAGTGTCCTAGCCTTCAAAATGTTGAACTTTGTCAG GAGACCATCACTGAGATACAACATGACCCGGGGAATTGGGTGGATCCAATATTTGTTCCACAATGTCTTTCATCACAACTTAAAACTTGCATTCTTTGGTACTTTTCAGACCAAAAATGTGAGTATCTACTCGCAACATACATTTTGAAGAAtgcaagagttttgaaaactatGACGATTCATTGCAGAGAAGACCTCCAAATAGACGGAGGGTTATACTTATGTCCAAAGGCCTCTCCTATGTGTGAAGTTATTATTAAACGCCAACCGACTTT GAGTTCTATCATCAAAAGAACGACGGAACTCCGCGCCGCATGA
- the LOC131603571 gene encoding uncharacterized protein LOC131603571 produces the protein MLCSKVGHKHSYAIKTIKDTHACARVLDNKSASSKWVAKAVVKKMRTSDKVRTCDIIQDMRQNYSVGITVCRAWKAKLIAKKIIEGDADKEYANLWRYAVELHMVNPGNIVKINIERPLPTIQPRFGSFYFCFDGCKKGFTNGCRHFIGVDGCHLKTKYGGQLLIVVGRDPNDQYFPLAFGVVETETKESWRWFIQLLMEDIGQDKRIVFISDQQKGLVAVFEELFERIEHRLCLRHLYANFKKKFGGGALIRDLMMGAAKATYQQAWTLKMNELKAVDPKDWAWLMAVPTKSWCKHAFSFYPKCDVLMNNIAESFNVTILNARDKPILTMCE, from the exons ATGCTTTGCTCTAAGGTGGGCCATAAGCACAGTTATGCCATAAAGACTATAAAAGATACCCACGCATGTGCTAGGGTTTTGGATAACAAAAGTGCAAGTTCTAAGTGGGTGGCTAAGGCTGTGGTCAAAAAGATGAGAACATCTGACAAGGTAAGGACATGTGACATAATCCAAGACATGAGGCAAAATTATTCTGTTGGGATCACTGTGTGTAGGGCATGGAAAGCAAAGTTGATTGCCAAAAAAATCATTGAAGGAGATGCAGACAAGGAGTATGCAAATCTGTGGAGGTATGCAGTTGAGTTGCATATGGTCAATCCTGGAAACATTGTGAAGATAAACATAGAGAGGCCTTTACCTACCATCCAACCAAGGTTTGGAtctttttatttctgttttgatgGATGTAAAAAAGGTTTTACAAATGGTTGTAGACACTTCATTGGGGTAGATGGATGTCATTTGAAAACAAAGTATGGAGGTCAACTGTTGATTGTTGTTGGAAGAGATCCAAATGATCAATACTTCCCTTTGGCCTTTGGAGTGGTGGAAACAGAAACCAAGGAATCATGGAGGTGGTTTATACAACTGTTAATGGAAGACATTGGGCAGGACAAAAGAATTGTGTTCATCTCAGATCAACAAAAG GGACTGGTTGCAGTTTTTGAAGAGTTGTTTGAAAGAATTGAACATAGATTATGCTTGAGGCACTTATATGCGAATTTTAAGAAGAAGTTTGGTGGAGGAGCATTGATAAGAGACTTGATGATGGGAGCAGCCAAGGCAACCTACCAACAAGCATGGACATTAAAGATGAATGAGTTGAAGGCTGTAGATCCAAAGGATTGGGCATGGCTTATGGCAGTTCCTACAAAGTCTTGGTGTAAGCATGCATTTTCATTCTATCCTAAGTGTGATGTACTTATGAATAACATAGCTGAGTCATTCAATGTCACTATTTTGAATGCTAGAGATAAACCTATATTGACCATGTGCGAATAG